The following are from one region of the Nostoc cf. commune SO-36 genome:
- a CDS encoding Ppx/GppA phosphatase family protein yields the protein MLNSVASASWESVPTQPPKQHRIIAAIDLGTNSLHMVVVKIDPTLPAFSIIAREKETVRLGDRNLTTGELKPEIIKKAIAALGRFQEVAKTINAETIIAVATSAVREAPNGKDFLHKIETELGLSVDLISGQEEARRIYLGVLSGMEFNNQPHTIIDIGGGSTELVLGDSHQARVLTSTKVGAVRLTSELITTDPISNTEFEKLQAYAGGMLERSVEELLANLEVGESPRLVGTSGTIETLAMIHAREKSGMIPSTLNGYQLNLKDLGELVNRLRKLSNSERAAIPGMPEKRPEVILAGAVILQEAMTLLGSESVTVCERSLREGVIVDWMLTHGLIEDKLRYQSSVRERNVLKLANKYHVNLEYSDRIAKFAESLFDQTQGTLHHWGSDERQLLWAAAILHNCGHYVSHSSHHKHSYYLIRNGELLGYTETEIEIIANLARYHRKSPPKKKHENSQMLLTKHQRQMISQLSAILRLAVALDRRQIGAIAHVQCEYYPQFRQVNLLIFPSQTNDDCALELWSLDYKKGVFEEEFGVKLVATLEKSSAAKLS from the coding sequence ATGCTGAATTCAGTAGCTTCGGCTAGCTGGGAGAGTGTTCCAACTCAACCACCTAAGCAACATCGGATTATTGCTGCCATTGACTTGGGAACCAATTCTCTACACATGGTAGTAGTGAAGATTGATCCCACACTACCAGCTTTCAGCATTATTGCTAGGGAAAAAGAAACTGTCAGACTTGGCGATCGCAATCTGACTACAGGGGAACTCAAACCAGAGATCATTAAAAAAGCGATCGCAGCTTTAGGACGCTTCCAAGAAGTTGCCAAAACTATCAATGCTGAAACAATCATTGCCGTCGCAACTAGTGCTGTGCGGGAAGCCCCCAATGGTAAAGATTTTTTGCACAAAATAGAAACGGAGTTGGGTTTAAGCGTTGACTTGATTTCTGGTCAAGAAGAAGCGCGACGAATCTATCTTGGCGTGCTATCAGGCATGGAGTTTAATAACCAGCCCCATACTATTATTGATATTGGCGGTGGTTCCACAGAATTGGTTTTGGGTGATAGTCACCAAGCACGTGTTCTCACCAGTACCAAAGTTGGTGCAGTGAGACTGACTAGTGAGTTAATCACTACTGATCCCATCAGCAATACTGAGTTTGAAAAGTTGCAAGCTTATGCAGGCGGGATGTTAGAACGTTCTGTAGAAGAATTGTTAGCAAACCTAGAGGTTGGCGAGTCTCCGCGTTTAGTGGGTACATCTGGCACAATTGAAACCCTGGCAATGATTCATGCACGAGAAAAATCGGGTATGATTCCTTCCACTCTCAATGGCTACCAGCTTAATCTGAAAGACTTAGGAGAGTTGGTAAATCGCTTGCGGAAATTGAGTAATTCAGAAAGGGCTGCCATACCTGGGATGCCAGAGAAGCGCCCTGAAGTTATACTTGCCGGCGCAGTAATATTACAGGAAGCAATGACGCTTTTGGGTAGTGAATCGGTAACAGTTTGTGAGCGTTCTCTGCGGGAAGGCGTAATCGTAGACTGGATGCTAACCCACGGTTTAATTGAAGATAAGCTACGCTACCAAAGTTCAGTTCGGGAGCGGAATGTTCTCAAACTCGCTAATAAATACCATGTCAATTTAGAATATAGCGATCGCATCGCCAAATTTGCTGAGAGTTTATTTGATCAAACTCAAGGTACATTACACCACTGGGGGTCTGACGAGCGGCAGCTACTGTGGGCCGCTGCAATACTACACAATTGCGGTCATTATGTCAGCCACTCATCTCACCACAAACACTCATACTATTTAATTCGCAATGGAGAATTACTCGGTTATACAGAAACCGAGATTGAAATCATTGCTAATTTAGCGCGTTATCATCGCAAATCGCCGCCTAAGAAAAAACATGAAAATTCCCAAATGTTGCTGACTAAGCACCAGCGACAAATGATCAGTCAATTGAGTGCAATTTTAAGATTGGCAGTGGCATTAGATAGACGACAAATTGGTGCGATCGCTCATGTGCAATGTGAGTATTATCCCCAATTTCGGCAGGTAAACCTGCTTATTTTTCCATCTCAGACTAATGATGATTGTGCTTTAGAACTTTGGAGTTTGGATTATAAAAAAGGAGTATTTGAGGAAGAATTTGGAGTAAAATTAGTAGCGACTTTAGAGAAGTCTAGCGCTGCTAAATTATCTTAG
- a CDS encoding RNA-guided endonuclease InsQ/TnpB family protein translates to MIVYEFKVKGKDKQYRAIDEAIRTSQFIQNKCLRYWMDNKNVGRYDLNKYCAVLADVFPFADELNSMARQSAAERAWSAIARFYDNCKKKVKGKKGFPKFKKHCRSVEYKTTGFKLSTNRKAITFSDKKGIGTLKLKGTYDLNFYDIKQIKRVRLVRRADGYYAQFAIDVEIKVETQPTLQVVGIDLGLKYFIADSKGNVEPSPQFYRSSQKQLNRANRKKSKKFSPAKKKAKIRQSSNYHKARNRYQRKHLRVSRQRKEYCKRVAYSVIQSNDLVAYEDLSVKNMVKNRHLAKSISDAGWSTFRQWLEYFGHKYGKVTVAVPPHNTSQNCSNCGEKVKKSLSTRTHVCPHCGYVEDRDVNASINILKLGLTTVGHTGSYAWGDLPSWAVGASLLSNGESRNQESPSL, encoded by the coding sequence ATGATTGTTTACGAGTTCAAAGTTAAGGGAAAAGATAAGCAGTATAGGGCTATTGATGAAGCTATCCGAACAAGTCAATTCATTCAAAATAAGTGCTTGCGCTATTGGATGGATAATAAAAATGTTGGCAGATACGACCTCAATAAATATTGCGCTGTACTAGCGGACGTTTTTCCCTTTGCGGATGAACTCAACTCAATGGCTAGGCAGTCTGCGGCGGAACGTGCATGGTCTGCGATAGCGCGATTCTACGATAATTGCAAGAAGAAAGTTAAAGGTAAAAAGGGGTTCCCTAAGTTTAAAAAGCATTGCCGCTCAGTTGAATATAAAACTACTGGGTTTAAACTTTCCACCAATCGTAAAGCGATTACTTTCTCTGACAAGAAAGGTATTGGAACTTTGAAACTGAAGGGAACCTACGACCTTAATTTCTACGACATCAAACAAATTAAGCGCGTTCGGTTAGTACGTCGTGCTGATGGGTATTACGCTCAGTTTGCCATTGATGTCGAGATTAAAGTTGAAACTCAACCTACCCTACAGGTAGTCGGTATTGACTTAGGGCTAAAGTATTTCATTGCCGATAGCAAAGGCAATGTTGAACCATCTCCCCAGTTCTACCGTTCGTCCCAGAAGCAGTTAAACCGAGCGAATCGCAAGAAGTCCAAGAAGTTCAGTCCCGCGAAGAAGAAAGCCAAAATTAGACAATCATCCAACTACCATAAAGCTAGAAACAGATATCAAAGGAAGCATCTAAGAGTAAGTAGGCAGCGAAAAGAGTATTGCAAGCGTGTTGCATACTCCGTCATCCAATCTAATGATTTGGTAGCCTATGAAGACTTAAGTGTGAAGAACATGGTAAAAAATCGACATCTAGCTAAATCAATATCTGATGCTGGCTGGTCAACTTTCCGTCAATGGTTAGAATATTTTGGACATAAATATGGGAAAGTGACGGTTGCCGTACCTCCTCATAACACAAGTCAGAATTGTTCTAATTGTGGTGAAAAGGTGAAGAAGTCTCTGTCTACAAGAACCCATGTCTGCCCTCATTGTGGCTATGTGGAAGATAGGGATGTGAATGCCAGCATCAATATTTTGAAATTAGGACTAACTACGGTGGGGCACACCGGAAGCTACGCTTGGGGAGATTTGCCCTCTTGGGCAGTTGGTGCAAGCCTGCTGTCTAACGGCGAGTCACGGAACCAAGAATCCCCGTCACTTTAG
- a CDS encoding class II glutamine amidotransferase: MCQLLGMNCNVPTDICFSFEGFSARGGKTDDHRDGWGIAFFEGKGCRMFLDAQPSVASPVAEFVRSYPIHSTHVIAHIRKATQGEIALHNCHPFRRELWGQYWVFAHNGNLPDFDPENLGFYQAVGDTDSEKAFCMMLETLRSHFPQGKPDIKELYSVLQEITAVIAKLGIFNYLLSDGVNFFAYCSTKLSYIVRQAPFAAAHLIDHDMTVDFREVTTERDRVAVIATTPLTDNEVWTQIQPGELLVFQDGLPIKYAFT, from the coding sequence ATGTGCCAATTGCTCGGAATGAATTGCAATGTTCCAACGGATATTTGCTTTTCTTTTGAAGGGTTTTCTGCACGGGGAGGAAAAACGGATGACCATCGCGATGGTTGGGGCATTGCTTTCTTTGAAGGAAAGGGATGTCGAATGTTTTTAGATGCCCAACCTTCTGTTGCTTCTCCGGTAGCGGAGTTTGTGCGGAGTTATCCCATCCACTCAACCCATGTCATAGCCCATATCCGTAAAGCTACTCAGGGTGAAATTGCCCTACACAATTGCCATCCTTTCCGTAGAGAATTGTGGGGTCAATATTGGGTATTTGCCCACAATGGTAATTTGCCAGATTTTGATCCAGAAAATTTGGGCTTTTATCAAGCCGTAGGTGATACCGATAGTGAAAAGGCATTCTGTATGATGCTAGAAACACTGCGATCGCATTTTCCCCAGGGTAAGCCTGACATCAAGGAACTGTACTCTGTGCTGCAAGAAATTACTGCTGTAATTGCAAAACTGGGTATATTTAATTACTTATTATCAGATGGAGTCAACTTTTTTGCTTATTGCTCAACCAAACTCAGCTATATTGTCCGCCAAGCGCCCTTTGCGGCTGCCCATTTAATTGACCACGACATGACTGTAGATTTTCGGGAAGTGACTACAGAACGCGATCGCGTTGCTGTCATTGCTACCACACCTCTGACTGACAACGAAGTATGGACACAAATCCAACCAGGAGAATTACTAGTTTTTCAGGACGGTTTGCCCATAAAATATGCATTCACTTAA
- a CDS encoding acyl-CoA thioesterase, translated as MLINNNSHRALEVVLTIPVRTYDIDFMGIVSNIVYIRWLEDLRLKFLDEHWQLNQQIEQGYTPILAGTEIEYKRPIKIIDQVIGRLWLSNLGRLKWTIQAEILSNNELAAVATQKGGFVSLQNNRLIPIPEELQKKYLQHQQGIQEN; from the coding sequence ATGTTAATAAACAACAACTCACACAGAGCCTTAGAAGTAGTATTGACAATTCCTGTAAGAACATACGACATTGATTTTATGGGAATTGTGAGTAATATTGTCTATATCAGATGGCTAGAGGATTTACGTTTAAAGTTTTTAGATGAACATTGGCAACTCAATCAACAAATTGAGCAAGGATATACACCAATTCTCGCTGGAACAGAAATTGAATATAAACGCCCAATAAAGATTATCGATCAAGTAATTGGACGTCTATGGCTGAGTAATTTAGGACGCTTGAAGTGGACTATACAAGCGGAAATTTTATCTAATAATGAGTTAGCAGCAGTAGCTACCCAGAAGGGGGGTTTTGTCAGTTTGCAAAATAATCGCCTTATCCCCATTCCAGAGGAATTACAGAAGAAATATTTACAGCATCAACAAGGAATCCAGGAAAACTAG
- a CDS encoding tautomerase family protein, giving the protein MVQIKVYALADKLNPIKMELSNIIHTSLIEVLQLTPEKRFHRFFPLDKSDFYYPSDRTDNYLIIEISMFDGRSIETIKELIRLLIKNINRKFNIPADDIEITIFETPKSNWGIRGLPGDELILNYKVEV; this is encoded by the coding sequence ATGGTACAAATCAAAGTATATGCTTTAGCAGACAAATTAAATCCTATTAAAATGGAGCTATCTAATATAATCCATACCTCACTTATAGAAGTTTTACAGCTTACTCCTGAAAAAAGATTTCATCGTTTTTTCCCACTGGATAAATCAGATTTTTACTATCCATCTGATAGAACAGATAATTATCTGATTATCGAGATTAGTATGTTTGATGGGCGCTCAATCGAAACGATAAAAGAGTTGATTCGCCTCTTAATTAAGAATATTAATAGAAAGTTTAATATTCCTGCGGATGATATTGAAATCACAATTTTTGAAACCCCTAAATCCAACTGGGGTATTAGAGGTTTACCTGGCGACGAGTTAATCTTAAACTACAAAGTAGAAGTTTGA
- a CDS encoding DUF2141 domain-containing protein has translation MVKGWRVGMLLLVAMGNLAWSLSAKANFNGKLTVEIDGLKNKQGQVCASIFASSEGFPSDRNRGLQKQCTKITDTPLPITFKNLKAGSYAVAVFHDQNNDSTLNSNLFGVPSEGFGFSSNPEILARAPKFSEAAFLVAGPDTNIQIQLKYF, from the coding sequence ATGGTTAAAGGATGGAGAGTTGGTATGCTGCTATTGGTAGCTATGGGAAATCTGGCATGGTCATTGAGTGCCAAGGCGAATTTTAACGGCAAACTCACCGTAGAAATTGATGGCTTGAAGAATAAACAAGGACAAGTCTGTGCGAGCATATTTGCTAGCAGTGAAGGATTTCCTAGCGATCGCAATCGCGGCTTACAAAAGCAGTGTACCAAAATTACTGATACCCCCTTACCCATTACCTTTAAGAACTTGAAAGCAGGCAGTTATGCCGTTGCTGTCTTCCACGATCAAAATAATGACAGCACTCTCAATAGCAATCTTTTTGGTGTACCAAGCGAAGGCTTTGGATTTTCCAGCAACCCAGAAATTCTCGCAAGAGCGCCCAAATTTAGCGAAGCAGCATTCTTGGTCGCTGGCCCAGATACCAATATCCAAATCCAGCTAAAATATTTTTAG
- a CDS encoding cadmium resistance transporter, with product MSKLGTAFSEGIIAFIATNIDDIFILLIFFSQIDVNFRRRHILLGQYLGFAVIIIASLPGFFGGLVVPREWIGLLGLLPIAIGIQQLVSRKEETTTVQTVSSDFGQFTPTNSVLSFILSVLHPQTYKVAAVTIANGGDNIGIYIPLFAGQDLTSLGVILSIFFIMVGVWCAIAYFLSRQPTIADILSRYGQAAVPFVLIGLGLFIMYERGTFTLLPWVRS from the coding sequence ATGAGTAAGCTAGGGACAGCCTTCAGTGAAGGGATAATTGCCTTTATCGCCACTAACATAGATGACATCTTTATCTTGTTAATATTTTTTTCACAGATAGATGTTAATTTTCGGCGGCGGCATATCTTACTCGGTCAATATCTGGGTTTTGCAGTCATTATCATCGCTAGCTTACCAGGATTTTTTGGTGGCTTGGTTGTACCGCGAGAATGGATAGGATTGCTAGGACTACTACCAATAGCAATTGGAATTCAACAATTAGTATCTAGAAAAGAAGAAACTACAACAGTTCAGACAGTAAGTAGTGATTTTGGGCAGTTCACACCGACTAACTCGGTATTGTCTTTTATTTTGAGTGTTTTGCACCCCCAAACTTATAAAGTGGCAGCAGTAACGATCGCTAATGGTGGTGACAATATTGGTATATATATTCCTTTATTCGCTGGTCAGGATCTTACCAGCTTGGGAGTAATTCTAAGTATATTTTTTATCATGGTAGGGGTTTGGTGTGCGATCGCATATTTTTTAAGCCGTCAACCTACCATTGCTGATATTTTAAGTCGCTACGGTCAAGCTGCCGTACCTTTTGTGTTAATTGGCTTGGGGTTGTTTATTATGTATGAACGAGGTACATTCACTCTACTACCTTGGGTAAGAAGTTAA
- a CDS encoding TetR/AcrR family transcriptional regulator — MSKGEETKSRILYQAAELFNQQGYAGSSMSDIMRVTGLQKGGIYNHFQSKDDLALQAFDFAIAHIKQHTRLALRSKRHAVERLQAIIGVFSSFAENPPFKGGCPLLNTAVESDDAHPALRERAQQAMNSWLHLIRRIIETGIEKGEIRSEVSADEIATIIIATLEGAIMMSKLYGDSVHMHRVINYLNQYLETNL; from the coding sequence ATGTCCAAAGGCGAAGAAACAAAAAGCAGAATTCTTTACCAAGCAGCCGAACTGTTTAACCAACAGGGTTATGCAGGTTCGTCTATGTCAGATATTATGCGTGTCACTGGATTGCAGAAAGGAGGAATTTACAATCACTTCCAAAGTAAAGATGATCTTGCACTACAGGCTTTTGATTTTGCGATCGCTCACATTAAGCAGCATACTAGATTAGCATTGCGAAGCAAACGCCACGCAGTAGAACGCTTGCAAGCAATCATTGGGGTATTTAGTAGCTTTGCAGAAAATCCACCTTTCAAGGGGGGTTGTCCACTGCTAAATACTGCTGTAGAGAGTGATGATGCTCATCCGGCGTTGCGAGAACGCGCTCAACAGGCAATGAACTCTTGGCTGCATCTGATTCGCCGGATTATTGAAACAGGAATTGAAAAGGGGGAAATTCGTTCTGAAGTGAGTGCTGATGAAATCGCTACCATCATAATTGCAACGCTGGAAGGAGCGATTATGATGAGCAAGCTTTATGGAGATTCAGTTCACATGCATAGGGTAATTAATTATCTGAATCAATATTTAGAAACTAACCTTTAA
- the nagA gene encoding N-acetylglucosamine-6-phosphate deacetylase, with the protein MIQATQNPVDIINARVPGYKDLQMLLVNQEGIIEQILPMGTVRIHGCVSLLNVKGDLISLGGVDLQINGALGLAFPDLTAENAYILPKISQFLWDAGVDGFLPTLVTTSVEKIQRSLAVIAEVISSQQVGAKILGVHLEGPFLNYEKRGAHPAEYLLPLTVDEVKRVLGDYAAIVKVITLAPELDPTGEVIPYLRSLGITVSLGHSQATVAQAQLAFKLGATMVTHAFNAMPPLHHREPGLLGAAITHPDVMCGFIADGEHVSPTMLQILLRACYQEKGLFLVSDALSPLGLPDGVYPWDSRQIEVKDGTARLADGTLSGTTLPLLVGVQNLVKWGICDVETAILLATNAPRQAIGLPGIAKNQPANLLRWHWDEATQQLTWQRLLS; encoded by the coding sequence ATGATCCAAGCAACACAAAATCCTGTAGATATTATCAATGCTAGAGTGCCTGGTTACAAAGATTTGCAGATGCTCTTAGTTAATCAAGAGGGCATAATTGAGCAAATCTTGCCAATGGGTACGGTAAGAATACACGGATGTGTATCCCTACTAAATGTAAAAGGTGACTTGATTTCTCTAGGCGGCGTTGATTTACAAATTAACGGTGCGTTGGGTTTGGCATTTCCTGATTTGACAGCTGAAAATGCTTATATACTCCCAAAAATCTCACAATTTTTGTGGGATGCCGGGGTAGATGGATTTTTACCGACACTTGTGACAACTTCAGTAGAAAAGATTCAGCGATCGCTTGCTGTTATTGCTGAGGTTATTTCCAGTCAACAAGTAGGTGCTAAGATTCTCGGAGTGCATCTAGAAGGGCCATTTTTAAATTACGAAAAGCGCGGCGCGCATCCAGCAGAGTACTTGTTACCCTTAACAGTTGACGAGGTAAAGCGAGTTTTGGGTGACTATGCTGCGATCGTCAAAGTCATCACCTTAGCGCCGGAGTTAGATCCCACTGGCGAAGTAATTCCATATTTGCGTTCTTTGGGCATTACCGTTAGTTTAGGGCATTCTCAGGCAACTGTTGCCCAAGCGCAACTTGCTTTTAAACTTGGTGCAACGATGGTAACTCATGCTTTCAACGCCATGCCACCATTACATCACCGCGAACCAGGATTATTAGGGGCAGCAATTACCCATCCTGATGTGATGTGTGGTTTTATTGCTGATGGTGAACACGTTTCGCCCACGATGCTGCAAATTTTACTTCGTGCCTGTTATCAAGAAAAAGGTCTTTTTCTAGTCAGCGATGCCCTTTCACCACTGGGGCTACCCGATGGCGTGTATCCTTGGGACAGCCGACAAATTGAAGTTAAAGACGGTACGGCACGACTCGCTGACGGTACTTTATCGGGGACGACTTTACCCCTATTAGTGGGAGTGCAGAATTTGGTAAAGTGGGGGATTTGTGACGTAGAGACTGCCATTTTATTAGCTACCAATGCACCTAGACAAGCGATAGGTTTACCGGGAATTGCTAAAAATCAACCCGCTAATTTATTACGCTGGCATTGGGACGAAGCGACACAACAACTAACTTGGCAGCGATTATTGAGCTAA
- a CDS encoding DMT family transporter, whose product MQLKLSASQLPFAPLLLIAPFFLWGTAMVAMKGVIPHTTPLFMAGVRLIPAGMLILIAAAFMDKPQPKGWAAWLWIALFGLVDGTLFQGFLAEGLVRTSAGLGSVMIDSQPLAVALLSLWLFQEHIGFWGWLGLGLGVTGISLIGLPDEWILHFLDSGANMTIGNWQDLFASGEWLMLLAALSMAVGTVLIRFVCRYADPVTATGWHMILGGLPLWGISSVVESQQWENLGGSDLIALGYATVFGSAIAYGLFFYFASSGSLTSLSSLTFLTPVFALIFGNLFLSEVLSPLQWVGVFLTLISIYLINQRDTLAGQNDTMTVGEIANIQQPVLEASAKKLNPITLAVRESEPEILP is encoded by the coding sequence ATGCAACTGAAACTCAGTGCATCTCAACTTCCCTTCGCCCCTCTTTTATTAATTGCCCCCTTTTTCTTATGGGGGACGGCAATGGTAGCCATGAAAGGAGTAATACCTCACACCACACCGCTATTCATGGCGGGGGTGCGTCTGATACCAGCAGGGATGTTAATTCTGATTGCAGCAGCATTCATGGATAAACCCCAACCGAAGGGTTGGGCTGCGTGGCTGTGGATTGCTTTATTTGGCCTAGTAGATGGGACACTATTTCAAGGCTTTTTGGCAGAGGGATTAGTCAGAACCAGTGCGGGGTTAGGGTCTGTGATGATTGACTCGCAACCCTTAGCTGTTGCCTTGTTGTCGTTGTGGCTATTTCAAGAACACATTGGTTTTTGGGGATGGCTGGGGCTAGGCTTGGGAGTCACAGGCATTAGTTTAATTGGCTTACCTGATGAGTGGATTTTACATTTTCTCGACTCAGGCGCAAATATGACAATTGGCAACTGGCAAGATTTGTTTGCTAGCGGCGAGTGGTTGATGCTCTTAGCAGCGCTATCAATGGCAGTGGGAACGGTGTTGATTCGATTTGTGTGTAGGTATGCTGACCCCGTAACTGCTACGGGATGGCACATGATTTTAGGTGGATTGCCACTATGGGGAATTTCATCAGTTGTTGAATCCCAGCAGTGGGAGAATCTGGGAGGCTCTGATTTAATAGCTTTGGGCTATGCTACCGTATTTGGTAGTGCGATCGCTTATGGGTTATTCTTCTACTTTGCTTCTAGTGGCAGTCTCACGAGTCTTAGTTCTCTCACCTTCCTCACACCTGTATTTGCCCTAATATTCGGCAATCTTTTCCTCTCAGAAGTCCTGAGTCCGTTGCAGTGGGTAGGTGTTTTTCTAACTTTAATTAGCATCTATCTCATTAACCAACGTGATACTTTAGCAGGACAAAACGACACAATGACAGTCGGCGAAATAGCTAATATACAGCAACCAGTTTTAGAAGCTTCTGCTAAAAAATTAAACCCCATAACCTTAGCAGTTAGAGAATCTGAACCAGAAATTTTACCCTAA
- a CDS encoding peptidoglycan-binding protein — protein sequence MRLCRSSILIFTCFSCLGFVPNRASTATPNLAPKILELAQASSTVTASPATLRYGSRNSDVKRLQIQLKQLGYYSGAVNGEYNATTEIAVSKFQKAKGLKVDGITGQETRGRLQTALAAKSQIVTAPKVPFPVFTSIPTAKPQPAERSFVWWLIFGIGVLGSIGALSYALRSFRQVKRVEKSEMLENKILSEANTEPIKLPLSEITTNPQTDAPSLSTQLLLPEKTSRLVKLNIVDELIQDLRSSDPTKRRKAIWDLGQQGDSRAIQHLVDLMIDADSQESSLILAALAEIGTRTLKPMNRALAISIQDESPEVRQNAIRDLTRVYDMMGQMSQMLRHALEDPDAEVQATARYALTQMNRMRGLPEQDNLAEDSHNDSEQ from the coding sequence ATGAGGCTATGCCGCTCCTCAATTTTAATATTTACCTGTTTTTCTTGCCTGGGTTTTGTCCCAAATCGCGCAAGCACAGCGACACCTAACCTAGCACCGAAAATTTTAGAACTTGCACAAGCTAGTTCGACAGTTACTGCTAGTCCAGCTACTTTGAGATATGGTAGCCGAAACTCAGATGTGAAGAGGCTACAAATCCAATTAAAGCAGTTGGGATATTACAGTGGCGCGGTAAATGGAGAGTACAATGCTACTACAGAAATCGCTGTATCTAAATTCCAGAAAGCAAAAGGTTTAAAAGTAGATGGTATTACCGGTCAGGAGACTAGGGGGAGATTGCAAACAGCTTTGGCTGCTAAAAGTCAGATAGTCACCGCTCCAAAAGTTCCATTTCCTGTCTTTACTTCCATACCAACTGCAAAACCCCAGCCAGCCGAGAGAAGTTTTGTTTGGTGGTTAATATTTGGCATTGGAGTTTTAGGAAGCATCGGCGCGCTTTCTTACGCGCTGAGGTCGTTTCGTCAGGTCAAACGAGTTGAAAAGTCCGAAATGTTAGAGAATAAAATTTTGAGTGAAGCTAACACAGAGCCAATTAAACTACCCTTATCAGAGATAACAACTAATCCACAAACAGATGCACCATCGCTGTCTACACAGTTATTGCTACCAGAAAAAACTTCCCGTCTTGTTAAACTCAATATTGTTGATGAATTAATTCAAGACTTACGTAGTTCTGACCCAACGAAGCGGCGCAAGGCTATTTGGGATTTGGGCCAGCAGGGAGATTCGCGGGCAATTCAGCATCTGGTTGACCTGATGATTGATGCTGACTCTCAAGAAAGTAGTTTAATTTTGGCGGCTTTGGCAGAAATTGGCACCCGCACACTCAAACCGATGAACCGTGCTTTAGCAATTTCAATCCAAGATGAAAGTCCAGAGGTGCGGCAAAATGCTATCCGTGACCTGACGCGTGTTTATGACATGATGGGTCAAATGAGCCAGATGTTGCGTCATGCGCTAGAAGACCCAGATGCCGAAGTGCAAGCAACAGCACGATATGCTTTAACTCAGATGAATCGAATGCGTGGTTTGCCCGAACAAGATAATTTAGCGGAAGATTCGCACAACGATTCAGAGCAATAG
- the purE gene encoding 5-(carboxyamino)imidazole ribonucleotide mutase, protein MAPLVGIIMGSDSDLPTMKDAIAVCEEFGVESEVAIVSAHRTPERMVQYAQLAHQRGIKVIIAGAGGAAHLPGMVASLTPLPVIGVPVPTRNLQGVDSLYSILQMPGGIPVATVAIGNAKNAGLLAVQILATHQPELLEKVQQYRKTLCESVIAKQAKLEELGYEQYLQQMP, encoded by the coding sequence ATGGCTCCTTTAGTTGGTATTATCATGGGCAGCGATTCTGATTTGCCCACCATGAAAGACGCGATCGCAGTTTGTGAAGAATTTGGCGTTGAGAGCGAAGTGGCGATCGTTTCTGCTCATCGTACCCCAGAACGCATGGTGCAATATGCTCAACTTGCACACCAACGCGGTATTAAAGTAATTATTGCTGGCGCGGGTGGTGCTGCCCATCTGCCGGGAATGGTAGCATCTTTAACTCCGCTTCCTGTCATTGGTGTTCCTGTACCCACTCGTAACTTACAAGGTGTTGATTCTTTGTATTCTATTTTACAAATGCCTGGGGGTATTCCTGTGGCAACAGTGGCAATCGGTAATGCCAAAAATGCCGGTCTTTTAGCAGTACAAATCCTCGCAACTCATCAACCAGAATTGTTAGAAAAAGTGCAGCAATATCGCAAAACTTTATGTGAATCAGTAATTGCAAAGCAAGCAAAACTAGAAGAATTAGGCTATGAGCAATATTTACAGCAAATGCCTTGA